A genomic stretch from Nerophis ophidion isolate RoL-2023_Sa linkage group LG14, RoL_Noph_v1.0, whole genome shotgun sequence includes:
- the LOC133568444 gene encoding zona pellucida sperm-binding protein 4-like isoform X2 has protein sequence MALSGCPFGVLVAIVVVLAGDVAVAQRQYTGALNKYDSLARLPQQPTKVSHPPEGHFDRCQVEQRERILCGSPEITNQQCAEINCCHDGRQCYYSKAVTVQCTKDGQFVVVVARESTSPPVDVNSVSLLETNDPSCSAVDVSSTFAIFQFAMTLCGTTVKEEDGYVVYENHMSSSYDVGIGPRGSITRDSHFELLFQCRYLGTAVEALIMEVNTIPPPGSVAAAGDLRVELRLGNGVCLSKGCVEEEAAYSSFYTATDYPVTKVLRDPVYVEVRILEKADPNIILNLEHCWATTTPNPQSLPQWDILVNGCPYHDDHYQTTLVPVHGSSGLRYPSHYKRFIFKMFSFVDQSTFSPQKDRVFIHCSTAVCYESSTHSCEQPCRRQRRSLAVVNKSQNQGALVSSHEVILTPPWKR, from the exons ATGGCGCTTTCTGGCTGTCCTTTTGGTGTGTTGGTGGCGATTGTAGTCGTGTTAGCCGGTGATGTTGCTGTGGCTCAGCGTCAGTACACCGGAGCGCTGAATAAATATGACTCTCTTGCACGGCTGCCTCAGCAACCAACAAAAGTCTCCCATCCACCTGAGGGTCATTTTGACAGATGCCAAGTGGAGCAGCGTGAGAGGATCCTGTGCGGCAGCCCAGAGATCACCAACCAACAGTGTGCAGAGATCAACTGCTGCCATGATGGAAGGCAGTGCTACTACAGCAAAGCGG TGACCGTGCAGTGTACTAAAGACGGACAGTTTGTGGTGGTGGTTGCTCGGGAGTCCACTTCGCCCCCTGTGGATGTGAATTCCGTCAGCCTGCTGGAAACCAACGATCCCTCATGTAGTGCGGTTGATGTCAGCTCCACTTTCGCCATCTTTCAGTTTGCCATGACCCTGTGTGGCACTACGGTCAAG GAGGAAGATGGTTATGTGGTTTATGAGAACCACATGTCGTCGTCATATGATGTGGGAATCGGCCCCAGAGGCTCCATCACCAGGGACAGCCATTTTGA GTTGCTCTTCCAGTGTAGATACTTGGGCACCGCCGTGGAGGCTCTAATCATGGAGGTAAACACTATTCCCCCACCTGGGTCAGTCGCTGCTGCTGGAGACCTCAGAGTGGAGCTCAGACTGGGTAATGGAGTGTGTCTCTCAAAGGGCTGTGTGGAGG AAGAGGCAGCGTACAGCTCCTTCTACACCGCAACAGACTACCCAGTCACCAAAGTGCTGAGGGACCCAGTGTATGTTGAGGTGCGCATTCTCGAGAAGGCAGACCCCAACATAATCTTGAACCTGGAGCACTGCTGGGCCACAACAACCCCTAATCCTCAGAGCCTGCCCCAGTGGGATATCCTCGTAAATGG TTGTCCCTACCATGATGACCACTACCAGACCACTTTGGTGCCTGTGCATGGATCCTCCGGCCTTCGATACCCAAGCCATTATAAACGTTTCATCTTCAAGATGTTCTCCTTTGTGGATCAAAGCACCTTCAGCCCTCAGAAAGATAGG GTCTTCATCCACTGTTCCACAGCCGTGTGCTATGAAAGTAGCACACACTCTTGTGAACAACCGTGCCGTAGACAAC GTCGTTCTCTGGCTGTAGTGAATAAGTCTCAGAACCAGGGGGCTTTGGTATCAAGCCATGAGGTGATTCTGACTCCGCCTTGGAAAAGATAA
- the LOC133568444 gene encoding zona pellucida sperm-binding protein 4-like isoform X1, with product MALSGCPFGVLVAIVVVLAGDVAVAQRQYTGALNKYDSLARLPQQPTKVSHPPEGHFDRCQVEQRERILCGSPEITNQQCAEINCCHDGRQCYYSKAVTVQCTKDGQFVVVVARESTSPPVDVNSVSLLETNDPSCSAVDVSSTFAIFQFAMTLCGTTVKQEEDGYVVYENHMSSSYDVGIGPRGSITRDSHFELLFQCRYLGTAVEALIMEVNTIPPPGSVAAAGDLRVELRLGNGVCLSKGCVEEEAAYSSFYTATDYPVTKVLRDPVYVEVRILEKADPNIILNLEHCWATTTPNPQSLPQWDILVNGCPYHDDHYQTTLVPVHGSSGLRYPSHYKRFIFKMFSFVDQSTFSPQKDRVFIHCSTAVCYESSTHSCEQPCRRQRRSLAVVNKSQNQGALVSSHEVILTPPWKR from the exons ATGGCGCTTTCTGGCTGTCCTTTTGGTGTGTTGGTGGCGATTGTAGTCGTGTTAGCCGGTGATGTTGCTGTGGCTCAGCGTCAGTACACCGGAGCGCTGAATAAATATGACTCTCTTGCACGGCTGCCTCAGCAACCAACAAAAGTCTCCCATCCACCTGAGGGTCATTTTGACAGATGCCAAGTGGAGCAGCGTGAGAGGATCCTGTGCGGCAGCCCAGAGATCACCAACCAACAGTGTGCAGAGATCAACTGCTGCCATGATGGAAGGCAGTGCTACTACAGCAAAGCGG TGACCGTGCAGTGTACTAAAGACGGACAGTTTGTGGTGGTGGTTGCTCGGGAGTCCACTTCGCCCCCTGTGGATGTGAATTCCGTCAGCCTGCTGGAAACCAACGATCCCTCATGTAGTGCGGTTGATGTCAGCTCCACTTTCGCCATCTTTCAGTTTGCCATGACCCTGTGTGGCACTACGGTCAAG CAGGAGGAAGATGGTTATGTGGTTTATGAGAACCACATGTCGTCGTCATATGATGTGGGAATCGGCCCCAGAGGCTCCATCACCAGGGACAGCCATTTTGA GTTGCTCTTCCAGTGTAGATACTTGGGCACCGCCGTGGAGGCTCTAATCATGGAGGTAAACACTATTCCCCCACCTGGGTCAGTCGCTGCTGCTGGAGACCTCAGAGTGGAGCTCAGACTGGGTAATGGAGTGTGTCTCTCAAAGGGCTGTGTGGAGG AAGAGGCAGCGTACAGCTCCTTCTACACCGCAACAGACTACCCAGTCACCAAAGTGCTGAGGGACCCAGTGTATGTTGAGGTGCGCATTCTCGAGAAGGCAGACCCCAACATAATCTTGAACCTGGAGCACTGCTGGGCCACAACAACCCCTAATCCTCAGAGCCTGCCCCAGTGGGATATCCTCGTAAATGG TTGTCCCTACCATGATGACCACTACCAGACCACTTTGGTGCCTGTGCATGGATCCTCCGGCCTTCGATACCCAAGCCATTATAAACGTTTCATCTTCAAGATGTTCTCCTTTGTGGATCAAAGCACCTTCAGCCCTCAGAAAGATAGG GTCTTCATCCACTGTTCCACAGCCGTGTGCTATGAAAGTAGCACACACTCTTGTGAACAACCGTGCCGTAGACAAC GTCGTTCTCTGGCTGTAGTGAATAAGTCTCAGAACCAGGGGGCTTTGGTATCAAGCCATGAGGTGATTCTGACTCCGCCTTGGAAAAGATAA